GGCGGAGGAGCTTGAGCGCGACACCAACTATAGCGACTTCCTGCGGCCACGCGGGCTGGGGTTCAGCGCGGCGACGGCGATCTCGCTGCCCACCGGCGACACCGGCATCATCTGCCTCGAACGCGCGCATAACCGCGGACCGGTCGAGCCGTCCGTCATCCGCAAGCTCGACGAATTGCGGCCGCACCTTGCGCGCGCCGCCTTCCTCGCCACCCGTCTGCAACTCGAGCGCGCCCGCGTCGCCGGCGAAACCTTCGCGCTCATCGGCCTTCCGGCGCTCGTGCTCGACGAAGACGGGCGCGTCATCTCCGCCAACGACCCGAGCAATGCGCTGAACAAATATGTCCGCTGGCGCGCCCATGACCGCGTGTCGCTCATCGACGCCTCCGCCGACGGGCTGCTGCGTCAGGCGATGGACACGCTCGACGACGATCTCGTCGGCGCGCCGAAATCCTTCGCCGCCCGGGCTGGCGAAGACGAAAGCCCAATGATCGCCAATCTGGTGCCCATCCGCGGCGCGGCGCGCGACATTTTCGTGCGTTGCGCGGCCGTTCTGGTGATGACCCCGGTGGGCTCGCCGCAGGGTAGCCATCCGGCGTAGACCGCGGGCTTCGCAGTTTCCTGAGTTCAACGCTTCAAAAGCGTTGGATCATCTTTGTAGAGTTTGATCAGCTCGACCAAGGTTTCGATCCCGAAGGCGGTGAACGCCATAACGCCGTCGTCCCCGATCCCGTAGACCATATGAGGCCGTCTTCAGGCTCCATCTCGGCGGCGACGTCAAACAGCCAATCCTCGTTTTCGCCGAGTTGTTTGGCGACGAGGCTGATCGTCCTGACGTGGGCGATTTTGTTGACGTGCATGATCAGGCCGCACGAGCGGAGATTGTCGAACCTTGTGGCGCCCAGTTCCACGGCAGCAGTTCATCAATCCGGTGGGCTGGATGGGCGGCGATACGTGACAAAACGTCTGCGAGCCAAGCCTGCGGATCGACGCCATTCATTTTGGCTGTGACAATGAGACTGTACATGGCCGCAGCGCGCTGCCCTCCGCGATCTGACCCGCAGAACAGCCATGATTTTCTTCCCAGCGCGATGCCTCTTAGCCCTCGTTCCGCAGCATTGTTGGACAAGCACACGCGTCCGTCGTCAAGGAATAGCGTGAACGCGGCCCAACGCTTGAGCATGTAATTGATAGCCTTGACCAGGTCGTGCCCGCGCGAGAGCCTGGCCGCCTGCTCGCGCAAATAGACCCGCAGATCATCGACCAGCGGCCCGCTCAGCGTGCGGCGGACCGCCAGGCGTTCTTCGGCGCTCTTTCCATTGATGGACCGCTCGATCTCGAACAGGGCGTCGATGCGGCGAACGACCTCGATCGCGATCGGCGACAAAGGGATTTCCTTTTTGCCAGCAGCCTTGCGGCGCGCGTTTTCGTCCAGATCAGCCATGGCGAAGAAGGGGCGCCGCGCGTGAACCCAGCACGCCGCCTCTTTGACCGGGCCAGGCTTGCGGTCCGCCAGATAGAGCCTGTTGTATCCGTCATAGGCGTCGGCTTGCAGGATGCCGGCATATCCCGCCAGATGCGCCTGCGGATGCTCGCC
This window of the Methylocystis hirsuta genome carries:
- a CDS encoding helix-turn-helix transcriptional regulator, with product MVQELIDRIYECSFAPDMWPDVLDELSHLAEAQGGVLFAAREKVSRWTASPAICEHVENFMRGDWLSNCTRGGRLFSRRHPGFLTDDDVYTAEELERDTNYSDFLRPRGLGFSAATAISLPTGDTGIICLERAHNRGPVEPSVIRKLDELRPHLARAAFLATRLQLERARVAGETFALIGLPALVLDEDGRVISANDPSNALNKYVRWRAHDRVSLIDASADGLLRQAMDTLDDDLVGAPKSFAARAGEDESPMIANLVPIRGAARDIFVRCAAVLVMTPVGSPQGSHPA